Proteins encoded together in one Miscanthus floridulus cultivar M001 chromosome 16, ASM1932011v1, whole genome shotgun sequence window:
- the LOC136513497 gene encoding glutathione S-transferase 4-like, giving the protein MATPAVKVYGWAISPFVSRALLALEEAGVDYELVPMSRQAGDHHRPEHLARNPFGKVPVLEDGDVTLFESRAIARHVLRKHKPELLGTSSLEQAAMVDIWLEVEAHQLSPAAIAIVVECIFASFLGRERNQATVDENVEKLKKVLEVYEARLNQSRYLAGDFLSVADLSPFTIMHYFMATEYATLVEALPHVNAWWEGLAARPAAKKVAEFMPVDALESPKKQE; this is encoded by the exons ATGGCTACGCCGGCGGTGAAGGTATACGGGTGGGCTATCTCGCCGTTCGTGTCGCGGGCTCTGCTGGCGCTCGAGGAGGCCGGCGTCGACTACGAGCTCGTCCCCATGAGCCGCCAGGCCGGCGACCACCACCGCCCGGAGCACCTCGCCAGGAAC CCTTTCGGGAAGGTGCCGGTGCTCGAGGACGGCGACGTCACGCTCTTCG AATCCCGTGCGATTGCGAGGCACGTTCTGCGCAAGCACAAGCCAGAGCTCTTGGGCACCAGCAGCCTGGAGCAGGCGGCCATGGTAGACATATGGCTTGAAGTGGAGGCCCACCAGCTGAGCCCGGCGGCGATCGCCATCGTGGTGGAGTGCATCTTCGCGTCGTTCCTCGGCCGCGAGCGCAACCAGGCGACTGTCGATGAGAAcgtggagaagctgaagaaggtgCTAGAGGTGTACGAGGCGCGGCTGAACCAGAGTAGGTACCTCGCCGGCGATTTCCTTAGCGTCGCCGACCTCAGCCCCTTCACCATCATGCACTACTTCATGGCTACCGAGTATGCCACGCTGGTCGAGGCATTGCCGCACGTCAACGCCTGGTGGGAGGGCCTTGCCGCGCGCCCAGCGGCGAAGAAGGTCGCGGAGTTCATGCCGGTCGACGCGCTCGAGTCACCCAAGAAACAGGAGTGA